In the genome of Afipia felis ATCC 53690, the window CGGCGCGGGCGCTCGTTGCGGTCGGCGCGGCCATGCCCCTCGCTGCGCGAATGCTCCTGCCAGGCATTGCGGCGCGGCGCGCGGTCGTCACCATCCCGCTCGAAACGCGGACGGCCGAAGCCTTCACGCTTGCGCTCAAACCGCTCGCCACCCTCGGGGCGATCTTCACGCGGGCGCGAAAAACGCGGCCGGTCGCTTGCACCACGATCGTCGCGGCGCGGCGCGCGCTTTTCCCACGGCTTCTCATTGCTGCGATCGTTGCGATCCGTGAAGTCCCGACGCGGGCCGCGCGAGGGACCTCGCTCGTCGCGGTTGAAACGCGGGCGGTCATCACGCTGTGGACGATCGTCGCGGCTAAATCGCGCCGGGCGCGACTCACCGCGCGGGCCATCCTTGCGGAAGCCCTCGCCGCGCGGCGTATAAGGCCGCTTTTCGCCAAACTTCTTGTCGCCGAATTTTTTGTCGCCAAAGCCACCCGAACGACTGGGGCGCGCATCGCCACGCGGCGCACGATCTTCACGCGGCTTGAAGGGACGCCCCTCGCCACGACCGCTCGCGCCGAATTCCTTGCGCGGACCACGCGCCGGACGATCACCCCGATCTTCGCGCGGTTTGAACGAGCGACCTTCACCACGGTCATCGCGCGAAGGCCGGTCGTCCCGGTTGAAGCGTGGACGCGGACGGTCGCCGTCTCCGTCCTTGCGGTAACCTTCGCCACGGGGCGTGTACGGCCGCTTCTCACCGAAGCTGCGCCCGCCGGGCTTTTTGTCGCCGAATTTCTTGTCACCGAACTTGCGGTCGCCGCGAGGCGCGGAGGATCGCGCGGGACGCTCGCCGGAAAACCGGCCCTTGCCGCCATCCCCGTCTCGGCCGCGTCCAGGCGGGCGGCTGCGCGAGCCGGAGCCGCTTCTGTTGTTTTTATCGTTGTCGCGGGGCATGTAAGGTCTCGCTTGAGGGGCGCCCGGGGCGCAAAAGCCGGTCCGAACGGTCGCGCTCCCCTGATCAGGGCCGCCTGTCGCCAAAGCCGGTGGATTAAGGGCGCTCTCATAACAGACTTCGGCACGGGAAACGAGGGATGACGGCACAAAGTTTCATGGATTTGGCCCTGAAACAGGCCGAAATCGCGGCTTTGAGCGGCGAGGTGCCGATCGGCTGCGTCGTGGTCCATGACGGAGCCGTGATTGCGCAGGCGGCCAACCGCACCCTCATCGACCGCGATCCGACCGCGCATGCCGAAATGGTCGCACTCCGCGAGGCGGCGCAAAAGCTCGGCCGCGAACGGCTGACCGATTGCGATCTCTACGTGACGCTGGAACCCTGCACGATGTGCGCGGGCGCGATCTCATATGCCCGCATCCGCAGGCTCTATTACGGCGCGCTAGACCCGAAGGGCGGCGCAGTCGACAGCGGGGTGCGGTTTTTCAACTCGCCCACCTGTCATCACACCCCGGATGTCTATCCGGCGGTCGGAGAGGACAAGGCGGGGACGCTGCTGCGGGATTTCTTCAAGGCGCGGCGCTAGTACCCGCTTTCCGTTACAGATCGACCGTCATCGCCTCGTGCGACATCCGCATGCCGATACGCTCGTAGAAACGATGCGCGGCAGTACGGCGCTTGTCGCTCTTGAGCTGCAGGGAGCGACAACCACGTTCGCGCGCAATGCCCATGATCGCCTGCATCATCTTCTCGCCGATGCGCTGGCCGCGTAGCGCACGATCGACACGCACGCCTTCCGCCTGTGCGATCCACGCGCCTTGGTACGACAAGCAGGGCACAAAAGTGAGCTGCACACAGCCAACCGCGAAGCCGTTTTCATCCCAGACATAGAGCACGTTGTTGGCGTCGGCGACGATCGCGTCAAACGCCGCCTCGTAAGGCGCAAGCCCCTTCGACATGTCCTCGCGTTCGTGCGCCAGATCGTCGTCCAGAAGGAGCTGAAGAATCCGCGGGAGCTCATCGCGTCTCGCTTTACGTAACGGCATTACCCCTGCTCCCGCTTGATTGCCTGCCAGCCGATATCGCGACGGCAAAATCCTTCCGGCCATCGAATCCTGTCGACCGCCTGATAGGCGCGCCGCTGCGCGTCCCCGACACTATCGCCGATGGCCGTGACGTTCAGCACGCGCCCGCCATTGGCAAGTATCCGCGTGCCGTCAGATTTGGTTCCGGCGTGGAATATCTCCACGCCCTCGATATCTCCGGCCTCATCGAGGCCTTCGATGATCGAACCTTTCGCGTAATCGCCCGGATAACCCTTCGCAGCCATCACCACGGTGAGGGCGGATTGCGGATACCAGCGCAAATCGAAATGCTTCAATTCGCCATCGACCGCAGCCATCAGCGCCGGCACGAGGTCCGACATCATCCGCATCATCAGAACCTGCGTTTCGGGGTCGCCGAAGCGGACGTTGTATTCGATCAGCTTCGGCCCCTCGGCCGTGATCATCAGGCCCGCGAACAGCACACCCTTGTAGGGCATGCCCTTGTCCTTCATTGCACGCAATGTCGGGCGGATAATCTCGTCCATCGTGCGCGCGACCATCGCATCCGTCATCACCGGGGCGGGCGAATAGGCACCCATGCCTCCGGTGTTTGGCCCCTGGTCGCCATCAAAGGCGCGCTTGTGGTCCTGCGCGGTCGCAAGCGGCAGCGCATTCTCGCCGTCGCATAGCACGAAGAACGAGGCTTCCTCGCCTTCCATGAATTCCTCGACCACGCATTCCGCACCCTGCGTGCGAAACAGCGCATCGATCGCCGCTTCCGCTTCAGCCAGCGTCATTGCGACGACGACGCCCTTGCCTGCCGCAA includes:
- a CDS encoding nucleoside deaminase; translated protein: MTAQSFMDLALKQAEIAALSGEVPIGCVVVHDGAVIAQAANRTLIDRDPTAHAEMVALREAAQKLGRERLTDCDLYVTLEPCTMCAGAISYARIRRLYYGALDPKGGAVDSGVRFFNSPTCHHTPDVYPAVGEDKAGTLLRDFFKARR
- a CDS encoding GNAT family N-acetyltransferase; translated protein: MPLRKARRDELPRILQLLLDDDLAHEREDMSKGLAPYEAAFDAIVADANNVLYVWDENGFAVGCVQLTFVPCLSYQGAWIAQAEGVRVDRALRGQRIGEKMMQAIMGIARERGCRSLQLKSDKRRTAAHRFYERIGMRMSHEAMTVDL
- the purD gene encoding phosphoribosylamine--glycine ligase, whose protein sequence is MNILLIGSGGREHALAWKIAASTELTKLWCAPGNAGIAREAECIALDVGDHAAVVAFCRANKVDLVVVGPEAPLAAGIVDDLAAAGIKAFGPSKAASQLESSKGFTKDLCKANNIPTAAYERFKDATAAKAYVRDNGAPIVVKADGLAAGKGVVVAMTLAEAEAAIDALFRTQGAECVVEEFMEGEEASFFVLCDGENALPLATAQDHKRAFDGDQGPNTGGMGAYSPAPVMTDAMVARTMDEIIRPTLRAMKDKGMPYKGVLFAGLMITAEGPKLIEYNVRFGDPETQVLMMRMMSDLVPALMAAVDGELKHFDLRWYPQSALTVVMAAKGYPGDYAKGSIIEGLDEAGDIEGVEIFHAGTKSDGTRILANGGRVLNVTAIGDSVGDAQRRAYQAVDRIRWPEGFCRRDIGWQAIKREQG